One genomic region from Mesorhizobium terrae encodes:
- a CDS encoding FixH family protein, which yields MTTRRHSPREFTGYHMLALILAFFGVIIAVNLTMATLARTSWTGLVVQNTYVASQEFNRKAEEGRAQAALHWQGKLTLADGTLRYELADAAGKAILPTGVKVAFRHPAYDAEDRVIDLVRQADGGFSSQQTISDGVWIVEVDAQTGRERPYRQVRRVIVRNGAIE from the coding sequence ATGACGACGCGCCGCCATTCGCCTCGCGAGTTCACCGGCTACCACATGCTGGCACTCATCCTCGCCTTCTTCGGCGTCATCATCGCCGTCAATCTGACGATGGCGACGCTGGCGCGGACGAGCTGGACGGGACTGGTCGTGCAAAACACCTATGTCGCCAGCCAGGAGTTCAACCGCAAGGCCGAGGAGGGACGCGCGCAGGCGGCGCTGCATTGGCAGGGCAAGCTGACGCTGGCGGACGGCACCCTTCGCTACGAACTTGCCGACGCCGCGGGCAAGGCGATCTTGCCCACGGGCGTGAAAGTGGCATTCCGCCATCCCGCCTATGACGCGGAAGACCGGGTGATCGACCTCGTTCGCCAGGCGGATGGAGGCTTCAGTTCGCAACAGACCATAAGCGACGGCGTCTGGATCGTTGAGGTCGACGCCCAAACCGGGCGCGAGCGTCCCTATCGGCAGGTGCGGCGTGTGATCGTGCGCAACGGAGCGATCGAATGA
- a CDS encoding cation-translocating P-type ATPase — MSCCAPGAESALDLDRDASADPSDDEIRLASRSLGGGLSQVDLAVPGVHCAACIRSVEGGLRKLPGVVGARVNLSTRRVSVRFREGEVPPLVASLAGLGYEAHLFDAEGGDGKDPILAELIRAVAVAGFAAGNIMLLSVSVWSGATDATRDLFHWISALIAIPVLVFAGRIYFRSAWNALRHGRMNMDVPIAVGVGLAYGMSLYETINHGPHAYFDASVSLLFFLLIGRTLDHVMREKARTAVSGLRRLAARGAMVIAKDGSHIYVPVEEIAEGDMLLLAAGERVPVDARVVKGASEVDRSLVSGESEPEAVREGSLLQAGALNLTGALTVEAIAAAKDSFLAEMVRLMEVAEGGRARYRRIADRASALYSPVVHLTALLTFAGWMLASGDWHRSITIAIAVLIITCPCALGLAVPIVQVVAARRLFENGIMVKDGSAMERLAVIDTVVFDKTGTLTLGALRLTNGGEIAPVDMTVAAQLVAHSRHPVARAIVQANQDGSPRSGPFDTVTEVPGYGLEAQIDGSVWRLGRAQWALGDAAGAADDGTVLARDGVLRARFVCEDQLRAGATGTVSDLLGQGLAVEMLTGDHRRNAEATAAQAGIANYRFGMLPGEKVARIAELAKDGHEVLMVGDGLNDAPALAAARVSMAPATAADVGRNAADFVFLRESLSAIPFALDISRKAGRLIRLNLAFAIAYNFVAVPIAVLGYVTPLIAAIAMSLSSIIVVANAMRLHGGRSVVAGEGRTAAPAMVGLAERSAS, encoded by the coding sequence ATGAGCTGCTGTGCGCCGGGCGCCGAATCCGCGCTCGATCTGGATCGCGACGCCAGTGCCGACCCGTCGGACGATGAGATCAGGCTGGCCAGCCGCTCACTTGGCGGCGGGCTGTCGCAGGTCGATCTCGCCGTTCCCGGCGTGCATTGCGCCGCCTGCATCCGTTCGGTCGAAGGCGGCCTGCGGAAACTGCCGGGAGTGGTTGGCGCGCGCGTCAATTTGTCGACCCGGCGTGTATCGGTTCGCTTTCGCGAGGGTGAGGTGCCGCCTCTAGTGGCGTCGCTCGCCGGGCTGGGCTACGAAGCGCATCTGTTCGATGCCGAAGGCGGCGACGGCAAGGACCCTATCCTTGCCGAACTCATCCGCGCCGTCGCCGTGGCCGGTTTCGCCGCCGGCAACATCATGCTTTTGTCGGTTTCGGTGTGGTCCGGAGCGACGGACGCCACGCGCGACCTGTTCCACTGGATCTCGGCGTTGATCGCCATTCCCGTTCTGGTCTTTGCCGGCCGCATCTATTTCCGCTCGGCCTGGAACGCGCTTCGCCATGGCCGCATGAACATGGATGTGCCGATCGCCGTCGGCGTCGGCCTCGCCTATGGCATGAGCCTTTACGAAACGATCAATCACGGCCCGCACGCCTATTTCGACGCCTCGGTATCGTTGCTGTTCTTCCTGCTAATCGGCCGCACGCTCGACCATGTCATGCGCGAAAAGGCACGCACCGCCGTTTCCGGCCTGAGGCGGCTGGCCGCGCGCGGCGCCATGGTGATCGCCAAGGACGGCAGCCACATTTATGTGCCGGTCGAGGAGATCGCCGAGGGTGACATGCTTCTTTTGGCAGCGGGCGAACGCGTGCCGGTCGACGCGCGTGTCGTGAAAGGTGCCTCCGAGGTCGATCGCTCGCTGGTCAGTGGCGAAAGCGAGCCGGAAGCGGTGCGCGAGGGTTCGCTGCTGCAGGCGGGCGCGCTCAATCTTACCGGCGCTTTGACCGTGGAAGCGATCGCCGCCGCAAAGGATTCCTTCCTGGCCGAGATGGTGCGCCTGATGGAGGTCGCCGAAGGTGGCCGCGCGCGCTACCGCCGCATCGCCGACCGCGCGTCGGCGCTCTATTCGCCCGTGGTCCATTTGACGGCGCTGTTGACCTTCGCCGGCTGGATGCTGGCCTCCGGCGACTGGCACCGCTCGATCACCATCGCCATTGCCGTCCTCATCATCACCTGCCCCTGCGCGCTTGGCCTCGCCGTGCCGATCGTGCAGGTGGTGGCGGCGCGCCGGCTGTTCGAGAACGGCATCATGGTCAAGGACGGTTCGGCGATGGAACGGCTCGCCGTCATCGACACGGTCGTCTTCGACAAGACCGGGACGCTGACCCTAGGCGCGCTGCGGCTGACCAATGGCGGCGAGATCGCGCCGGTCGACATGACTGTCGCGGCGCAGCTGGTGGCGCATTCCCGCCATCCCGTCGCGCGCGCCATCGTGCAGGCCAATCAAGACGGCTCCCCGCGGTCCGGTCCATTCGATACGGTCACCGAAGTTCCCGGCTACGGGCTGGAGGCGCAAATCGACGGTTCGGTCTGGCGGTTGGGCCGCGCGCAATGGGCGCTTGGCGATGCGGCAGGCGCGGCGGACGATGGCACCGTGCTTGCCCGCGACGGTGTCCTGCGGGCGCGCTTTGTCTGCGAGGACCAGCTGCGCGCCGGCGCCACAGGCACGGTGAGTGACCTGTTGGGCCAAGGCCTCGCGGTCGAGATGCTGACCGGCGACCATCGGCGTAACGCCGAAGCGACTGCAGCACAGGCCGGCATCGCCAACTATCGTTTCGGCATGCTGCCCGGCGAGAAAGTGGCGCGGATCGCCGAACTCGCGAAGGATGGCCACGAGGTGCTGATGGTGGGTGACGGCTTGAACGATGCCCCCGCGCTCGCTGCTGCCCGCGTCTCGATGGCGCCGGCCACCGCCGCCGATGTCGGTCGCAACGCTGCTGATTTCGTTTTCCTGCGCGAAAGCCTGTCGGCGATCCCCTTCGCGCTGGACATCTCTCGTAAGGCCGGCCGGTTGATCCGCCTGAATCTCGCTTTCGCCATCGCCTATAATTTCGTTGCCGTGCCCATCGCCGTGCTCGGCTATGTCACGCCGCTGATCGCGGCGATCGCCATGTCGTTGTCGTCGATCATCGTCGTCGCCAACGCCATGCGGTTGCATGGCGGGCGTTCGGTTGTCGCGGGCGAGGGGCGGACCGCTGCTCCGGCGATGGTCGGATTGGCCGAAAGGTCCGCCTCATGA
- a CDS encoding CcoQ/FixQ family Cbb3-type cytochrome c oxidase assembly chaperone yields the protein METYTAMRHFADSWGLLAMAVFFVGAVLFTLRPGSRKQADAAARIPLEDDTP from the coding sequence ATGGAAACCTACACCGCCATGCGTCATTTCGCCGACAGCTGGGGCCTGCTGGCCATGGCCGTATTCTTCGTCGGCGCCGTGCTCTTCACCCTTCGTCCGGGCAGCCGAAAGCAGGCTGATGCCGCCGCCAGGATCCCACTCGAGGACGACACGCCATGA
- the ccoS gene encoding cbb3-type cytochrome oxidase assembly protein CcoS, producing MSNLVVLIPVALFLGGLGLAAFLWALRSGQYDDIEGSAERILIDEDGADRS from the coding sequence ATGAGCAACCTTGTCGTGCTGATCCCGGTTGCGCTCTTTCTCGGCGGGCTCGGCCTTGCCGCCTTCCTGTGGGCGCTGCGCAGCGGTCAGTACGACGATATCGAGGGCAGCGCCGAACGCATCCTCATCGATGAGGATGGTGCCGATCGGAGCTAA
- the ccoG gene encoding cytochrome c oxidase accessory protein CcoG, giving the protein MLDIGQVETLEAEAVNSAKVRQPLYASRRKIFPKRAAGRFRSFKWIVMAVTLGIYYLTPWLRWDRGPYAPDQAVLIDLANRRFYFFFIEIWPQEFFFVAGLLVMAGIGLFLITSTVGRAWCGYACPQTVWVDLFLVVERAVEGDRNARIKLDESPWTARKSVLRLTKHAIWLLIAVATGGAWIFYFADAPTLLADVVTGQAAAVAYITVAVLTATTYVFGGLMREQVCTYMCPWPRIQAAMLDENSLTVTYNDWRGEPRSRHAKKAAAAGHSIGDCVDCNACVAVCPMGIDIRDGQQLECITCALCIDACDGVMDKIGKERGLISYATLNDYNANMALATGNGAHVPDPASIRQADGRLSEKVAQFHPGKIFRPRTFIYTAVWALIGLAMLYALMTRERLQLNVLHDRNPQFVVLSDGAIRNGYTVKLLNMIPEPRTIQLSVDGLPDAAITAVGVEQIEAEPLAIEVEPDRLRSVKVYVRLPRDRVAGTNTVFRFVAKDAAGAETASYAATFIAPEASR; this is encoded by the coding sequence ATGCTTGATATCGGGCAGGTTGAAACGCTGGAGGCGGAGGCGGTCAATTCCGCCAAGGTCCGCCAGCCCCTCTATGCGTCGCGCAGGAAGATATTTCCCAAGCGCGCTGCCGGGCGTTTCCGCTCCTTCAAATGGATCGTCATGGCGGTCACGCTGGGCATCTATTATCTGACGCCGTGGCTGCGCTGGGACCGTGGTCCCTACGCGCCCGACCAGGCCGTTCTGATCGACCTCGCCAACCGTCGCTTCTATTTCTTCTTTATCGAAATCTGGCCGCAGGAATTCTTCTTCGTAGCCGGCCTTTTGGTGATGGCGGGCATCGGCCTGTTTCTCATCACCTCCACCGTCGGCCGCGCCTGGTGTGGCTACGCCTGCCCGCAGACCGTCTGGGTCGACCTCTTCCTCGTGGTCGAGCGCGCCGTCGAGGGCGACCGCAATGCGCGCATCAAACTCGACGAGAGCCCGTGGACGGCCCGCAAATCGGTGCTGCGGCTGACCAAGCACGCCATCTGGCTGTTGATCGCGGTCGCCACCGGCGGCGCCTGGATCTTCTATTTCGCCGATGCGCCGACGCTGTTGGCCGACGTCGTGACCGGTCAGGCCGCGGCCGTTGCCTACATCACCGTCGCCGTTCTCACCGCCACGACTTATGTCTTCGGCGGGCTGATGCGTGAGCAGGTCTGCACCTATATGTGCCCGTGGCCGCGCATCCAGGCGGCGATGCTCGACGAGAATTCGCTGACAGTCACCTATAATGACTGGCGCGGCGAGCCGCGTTCGCGCCATGCCAAGAAGGCGGCCGCCGCCGGCCACAGCATCGGCGACTGCGTCGACTGCAACGCCTGCGTCGCCGTCTGCCCGATGGGCATCGATATTCGCGACGGCCAGCAGCTCGAATGCATCACCTGCGCGTTGTGCATCGACGCTTGCGACGGCGTCATGGACAAGATCGGCAAGGAACGCGGCCTGATCTCCTATGCGACGCTGAACGACTACAACGCCAATATGGCGCTCGCCACCGGCAACGGCGCGCATGTGCCCGATCCGGCTTCGATACGGCAGGCTGACGGGCGCCTGTCTGAAAAGGTCGCGCAGTTCCATCCCGGCAAGATCTTCAGGCCGCGCACCTTCATCTACACCGCCGTCTGGGCGCTGATCGGCCTTGCCATGCTCTACGCGCTCATGACCCGCGAGCGGTTGCAGCTCAATGTCCTGCACGACCGCAACCCGCAATTCGTCGTTTTGTCGGATGGGGCGATCCGCAACGGCTACACGGTGAAACTGCTCAACATGATCCCCGAGCCGCGCACCATCCAGCTCTCGGTCGACGGCTTGCCGGATGCTGCCATCACCGCGGTCGGTGTCGAGCAGATCGAGGCGGAACCGCTGGCGATCGAGGTCGAACCGGACAGGTTGAGATCGGTCAAGGTCTATGTGCGGCTGCCGCGCGATCGCGTCGCCGGCACGAACACCGTCTTCCGGTTCGTCGCCAAGGATGCCGCCGGCGCCGAAACAGCCAGCTACGCCGCCACTTTCATCGCTCCGGAGGCATCAAGATGA
- the ccoP gene encoding cytochrome-c oxidase, cbb3-type subunit III: MTDKHIDDVSGVATTGHEWDGIRELDNPMPRWWLWTFYATIVWAIAYTVAYPAWPLLTSATKGVLNYSSRGEIKQEMAAAGAAQEKYLAAIQSKTVAEIDADEKLREFASAAGAATFRVNCVQCHGSGAQGSPGFPNLNDDEWLWGGSAEQIYKTITHGIRFADDSDTHTSEMPPFGDVLNAGQITDVSIYVASLSGPVSDASRVADGAKVYTDNCAACHGGDARGNRDLGAPNLTDAIWLYGSGERAIAAQVRAPKNGVMPAWGARLGDVKVKELSVYVHSLGGGE, encoded by the coding sequence ATGACCGACAAGCACATAGATGATGTCTCCGGCGTCGCCACCACCGGCCACGAATGGGACGGCATTCGCGAACTCGACAATCCGATGCCGCGCTGGTGGCTGTGGACCTTCTACGCCACCATTGTCTGGGCGATCGCCTACACGGTCGCTTATCCGGCATGGCCGCTGCTGACCTCCGCAACCAAGGGCGTGCTCAACTATTCGAGCCGCGGCGAGATCAAACAGGAAATGGCCGCGGCCGGCGCCGCCCAGGAAAAATACCTGGCCGCGATCCAGTCGAAGACGGTCGCCGAGATCGATGCCGACGAGAAGCTGCGGGAATTCGCTTCGGCGGCGGGCGCCGCTACATTTCGCGTCAACTGCGTCCAGTGCCACGGCTCGGGCGCGCAAGGCTCACCGGGCTTCCCCAACCTCAATGACGACGAGTGGCTATGGGGCGGTTCCGCCGAACAGATCTACAAGACGATCACCCACGGCATCCGCTTTGCCGACGATTCCGACACCCACACCTCCGAGATGCCGCCATTCGGCGACGTGCTCAATGCCGGGCAGATCACTGATGTCAGCATCTATGTCGCGAGCCTGTCCGGGCCGGTCAGCGATGCGTCCCGGGTGGCCGACGGTGCCAAGGTCTACACCGACAATTGCGCGGCCTGCCATGGCGGCGATGCCAGGGGCAACCGCGATCTCGGCGCGCCGAACCTGACCGACGCGATCTGGCTCTACGGCTCCGGCGAGCGGGCGATCGCCGCGCAGGTGCGGGCGCCGAAGAATGGCGTCATGCCGGCCTGGGGCGCTCGCCTCGGCGACGTCAAGGTCAAGGAATTGTCGGTCTACGTGCATTCGCTGGGCGGCGGAGAATAG
- a CDS encoding D-alanyl-D-alanine carboxypeptidase family protein, with amino-acid sequence MPSQPVSRLFALAQKCIYALAIVTFVAGCTTATPPEQLLAVPAPAQKYAAIVVDAKTGGTLFEANSTTPRFPASLTKMMTLYLLFEALESGRVTKQTQIPVSANAASQPPTKLRFRPGETIDVDSAIRALVVKSANDVAVSVAEYLGGSEEAFAGTMTAKARQIGMRATTFRNASGLPDDGQQTTARDMAVLGLALRARFPQHYHYFSASDFMFRGKLVRGHNDMLGRVRGVDGIKTGYIRASGFNIVTSYDADGKRFVIVVMGADTARQRNAHVETLLQRALSPSSDKAKLVFNGAQ; translated from the coding sequence ATGCCCTCCCAGCCCGTTTCGCGCCTGTTCGCCCTCGCCCAGAAATGCATCTACGCGCTCGCCATCGTGACGTTCGTGGCCGGCTGTACGACGGCGACGCCGCCCGAACAGCTGCTGGCCGTGCCGGCTCCCGCGCAAAAATATGCCGCCATCGTGGTCGACGCCAAAACCGGCGGCACGCTGTTCGAGGCCAATTCGACGACGCCGCGTTTTCCGGCCTCGCTGACCAAGATGATGACGCTCTATTTGCTGTTCGAAGCCTTGGAGAGCGGCCGCGTCACCAAGCAGACGCAGATACCGGTCTCGGCCAATGCCGCCTCGCAGCCGCCGACCAAGCTGCGCTTCCGGCCGGGCGAGACGATCGACGTCGATTCCGCCATCCGGGCGCTGGTGGTGAAATCCGCCAATGACGTCGCCGTCTCGGTGGCGGAATATCTGGGCGGCAGCGAAGAAGCTTTCGCCGGCACCATGACCGCCAAGGCGCGCCAGATCGGCATGCGTGCGACCACATTCCGCAATGCATCGGGCCTGCCTGACGATGGCCAGCAGACCACGGCGCGCGACATGGCGGTGCTGGGACTGGCGCTCAGGGCGCGTTTCCCGCAGCACTATCACTACTTCTCCGCCTCCGACTTCATGTTCCGTGGCAAGCTGGTGCGCGGCCACAACGACATGCTGGGGCGTGTGCGCGGCGTCGACGGCATCAAGACCGGCTATATCCGCGCCTCCGGCTTCAACATCGTCACCTCCTACGACGCCGACGGCAAACGCTTCGTCATCGTGGTGATGGGGGCCGATACCGCACGCCAGCGCAACGCCCATGTCGAAACCCTGTTGCAACGGGCCCTTTCCCCTTCGTCCGACAAGGCGAAGCTGGTGTTCAACGGCGCGCAATAG
- the ccoO gene encoding cytochrome-c oxidase, cbb3-type subunit II, whose product MSLLDKHALIERNATLLLVGSFLVVTIGGIVEIAPLFYLQNTIEKVEGMRPYSPLELAGRNIYVREGCYLCHSQMIRPFRDEVERYGHYSLAAESMYDHPFQWGSKRTGPDLARVGDRYSNEWHVQHLSDPRSVVPESIMPRYAFLKDVPLSPKGFSTQLVANVDVGVPYTKDMIANAEADLIAQADPNADTSGLTKRYPKVKVGDFDGNRSQVTEMDALVAYLQMLGTLVDFSTYDDAAGYR is encoded by the coding sequence ATGTCTCTCCTGGACAAACACGCCCTCATCGAGCGCAACGCCACGCTCCTGCTCGTCGGCTCCTTCCTGGTCGTCACCATCGGCGGCATCGTCGAGATCGCCCCGCTGTTCTATCTCCAGAACACCATCGAGAAGGTCGAGGGCATGCGCCCCTACTCGCCGCTGGAGCTGGCGGGGCGCAACATCTACGTCCGCGAAGGCTGCTATCTGTGCCACAGTCAGATGATCCGCCCCTTCCGCGACGAGGTCGAGCGCTACGGGCATTACAGCCTGGCCGCGGAGTCCATGTACGACCATCCCTTCCAATGGGGATCGAAGCGAACCGGTCCGGATCTCGCCCGCGTCGGCGACCGCTATTCCAACGAATGGCATGTCCAGCATCTGAGCGACCCGCGCTCGGTGGTGCCGGAATCGATCATGCCCCGCTACGCCTTCCTGAAGGACGTGCCGCTGTCGCCGAAGGGCTTCTCCACGCAACTGGTTGCCAATGTCGATGTCGGCGTTCCCTACACCAAGGACATGATTGCCAATGCCGAGGCCGACCTGATCGCGCAGGCCGATCCGAACGCCGATACGTCGGGCCTCACCAAGCGCTATCCGAAGGTGAAGGTTGGCGATTTCGACGGCAATCGAAGCCAGGTGACCGAGATGGACGCGCTGGTTGCCTATCTGCAGATGCTCGGCACGCTGGTCGATTTCTCGACCTATGACGATGCCGCCGGTTACCGCTGA